Proteins encoded within one genomic window of Synechococcus sp. PCC 7335:
- a CDS encoding SRPBCC family protein, with the protein MTNNTLSYPNSSDADGQLVDAPTLPIKGDSAISPLLGSAVVNVSTEKRPAKERRILASVIIPRSIENVWQVITDYEKLADFIPSLTISKLIPNSEGCTRLEQVGSQCFLKVKFCARVVLDMRENFPYEVGFLMREGDFKRFEGAWRLEPTDQGTRLSYELLVKPPAAMPASLIERHLRNNLITNLLAIHKRTLEVSS; encoded by the coding sequence GTGACAAACAACACGCTATCCTATCCCAATTCGTCTGACGCAGATGGGCAGCTAGTAGATGCGCCGACGTTACCGATCAAAGGTGATAGCGCTATCTCACCTCTTTTGGGCTCAGCAGTCGTCAATGTTTCTACAGAGAAACGACCTGCAAAGGAGCGCAGGATTCTAGCCTCTGTGATCATTCCTCGGTCAATCGAAAACGTATGGCAGGTTATTACCGATTACGAAAAACTTGCTGACTTTATCCCAAGTCTTACTATCAGTAAGCTTATACCTAATTCAGAAGGCTGCACTCGCCTAGAGCAAGTCGGTTCTCAGTGCTTTTTAAAGGTCAAGTTCTGCGCTCGCGTCGTCCTAGACATGCGCGAAAACTTTCCTTATGAAGTCGGTTTTCTAATGAGAGAAGGTGACTTCAAGCGCTTTGAAGGTGCCTGGCGGCTAGAGCCTACTGACCAGGGAACACGGTTATCCTACGAGCTGCTGGTCAAACCGCCTGCAGCTATGCCAGCTTCGCTGATTGAGCGTCATCTTCGCAACAACCTTATCACTAACTTGTTGGCAATCCACAAAAGGACGCTTGAGGTCAGCTCATAG
- a CDS encoding Npun_R1517 family heterocyst differentiation transcriptional regulator has product MNSSPDLPPDNDVGIYECEVRLKFRIIEEQVAMTDKEQLVETLVDAFAYGSDDYLEPLDSQVAIAHIQDVAQASPKMRRQLIRLRNSSRLL; this is encoded by the coding sequence ATGAACAGCTCACCAGATTTACCGCCTGATAATGATGTTGGCATCTACGAGTGCGAGGTCCGCCTTAAATTTCGCATTATCGAGGAACAGGTAGCTATGACTGACAAAGAGCAACTGGTGGAGACGTTAGTGGATGCCTTTGCTTACGGAAGCGACGATTATTTAGAGCCATTAGATAGTCAAGTAGCGATCGCACATATTCAGGACGTTGCTCAAGCCTCGCCTAAAATGCGCAGACAGCTTATCCGCTTACGTAATTCCAGCCGTTTGTTATAG
- a CDS encoding CPBP family intramembrane glutamic endopeptidase: protein MAKYSPEHPEIEPLGRVELLVAMAATAIILLLVARVWLLFETFRFPLIFTWQVLGFGMALGLGISTTSALIYRLWPTYKRSADVYLEFVLAPLILSDSIWIGLLPGMSEELLFRGVMLPAVGLNATGLVVSSLCFGVLHMSGREQWAYAIWASVVGLLLGASVIATGNLLVPITAHIVTNFASSLFWQLSRRSA from the coding sequence GTGGCTAAGTACTCTCCAGAACATCCAGAAATAGAGCCTTTGGGTAGGGTTGAGCTGCTAGTAGCAATGGCAGCGACGGCGATTATCTTGCTGCTAGTAGCCCGAGTCTGGCTATTGTTCGAAACGTTTCGTTTCCCTCTGATATTTACCTGGCAGGTGCTGGGATTCGGTATGGCACTTGGACTGGGTATCTCTACGACGAGTGCGCTGATCTATCGATTGTGGCCGACGTATAAAAGGAGCGCCGATGTTTACTTAGAATTTGTGCTGGCACCGTTGATTCTTTCTGACTCCATATGGATCGGGTTATTGCCAGGAATGAGTGAAGAGCTTCTATTTAGAGGGGTGATGCTTCCAGCCGTTGGGTTAAATGCAACAGGGTTAGTCGTATCTAGCCTGTGCTTTGGCGTTTTGCACATGTCTGGGCGTGAGCAGTGGGCCTACGCAATTTGGGCTTCGGTAGTTGGGCTATTGTTAGGGGCAAGCGTAATCGCAACCGGTAATCTACTGGTGCCAATTACCGCGCACATAGTGACTAATTTTGCGTCTAGTTTGTTCTGGCAGCTCTCGCGACGTTCTGCTTAG
- the dusA gene encoding tRNA dihydrouridine(20/20a) synthase DusA produces the protein MHLLSIAPMMDRTDRHYRFFMRQITRRTLLYTEMVNAQAIYYGDLDRLIGFTPDENPLVLQVGGDDPKLLANSARRAAEFGYSEINLNVGCPSDRVQSGNFGACLMAQPERVADCVSAMIAASALPVSVKHRIGIDDQDSYEDMANFVTIVSATGCQRFSVHARKAWLQGLSPKDNRNIPPLRYADVHRLKQEFPHLQIEINGGFKTLAQVKNQLRAVDAVMIGRAAYDIPFLFEKADQEIFGETTEPQTRYQVVESMLPYIDYHTQKLGTRLHSITRHMLHLFHGQPGSRIWKQTLTEEARQLNSGVEVVADALEKVRDAAELALYHHQNHRQIADHRQMADSAITLDVIASKQNVARAARTN, from the coding sequence ATGCATCTTTTGAGCATCGCTCCCATGATGGATCGCACCGATCGCCACTACCGCTTCTTCATGCGGCAGATCACCCGGCGTACGCTGCTCTATACCGAGATGGTCAATGCGCAGGCAATCTATTACGGCGACCTCGACCGGTTGATTGGCTTTACGCCTGATGAAAATCCACTGGTACTACAGGTGGGCGGTGATGACCCGAAGCTGCTGGCGAACAGTGCGCGGCGGGCGGCTGAATTTGGCTACAGTGAAATTAATTTGAACGTTGGGTGTCCGAGCGATCGCGTTCAGAGCGGCAACTTCGGTGCGTGTCTGATGGCGCAGCCAGAAAGGGTAGCAGATTGTGTCTCGGCGATGATAGCTGCCTCAGCGCTACCGGTAAGTGTGAAGCATCGCATCGGCATCGACGATCAAGATAGCTATGAAGACATGGCCAACTTTGTCACCATCGTCTCGGCAACCGGCTGCCAAAGGTTTAGCGTTCACGCTCGCAAAGCCTGGCTGCAGGGCCTAAGTCCGAAAGACAATCGCAACATTCCGCCGCTGCGCTATGCCGATGTGCATCGACTTAAGCAAGAATTTCCTCATTTACAAATAGAAATCAATGGCGGATTCAAAACGCTTGCCCAAGTGAAAAATCAGCTGCGAGCAGTTGATGCGGTAATGATTGGCAGAGCCGCCTATGATATTCCTTTTCTGTTTGAAAAGGCCGATCAAGAGATATTTGGTGAAACGACTGAGCCTCAGACTCGATATCAGGTAGTAGAGTCAATGCTGCCCTATATTGACTACCACACCCAGAAGCTAGGAACCCGATTGCACAGCATCACTCGCCATATGCTGCATCTATTTCATGGACAGCCAGGAAGCCGCATTTGGAAGCAAACATTAACAGAGGAGGCTAGGCAGCTGAACTCAGGTGTGGAGGTTGTAGCAGATGCGCTAGAAAAGGTGCGTGATGCCGCCGAACTAGCTTTATACCATCATCAGAACCATCGTCAGATAGCGGACCACCGTCAGATGGCGGATAGTGCGATCACGTTAGACGTGATCGCCTCTAAGCAGAACGTCGCGAGAGCTGCCAGAACAAACTAG
- a CDS encoding NFACT family protein, producing MQPVDYTTLSAARAGLRAHWLPARCEQVYQRDQYTLFIALRTIEEKGWLAISWHPQAARIHMASPPPRQPDTFTFSQQLKHQLGGLALTQINVLSPWERVLDLQFAQRPDEPALWHLYVEIMGKYSNVILTTADKLIVTAAHQVSEQRSSVRPIQTGRPYVHPPRIRGKLPSLAEGFEDWRDRISLIPGKLKKMLVKASSGVSSSVATQLIWSADLSVDIRTSELTEDNWQRLFKAWQHWLSCLSTETFAAATIETGGYTVLSDLLVNSDQVVLYPVQNEQTLLEDYYRYQFNQEAFRRLHHQLSQTLRHRQAKLKQKANTFTARLQQSDQAEAYRRQADLLMAHLSKWQVGMSEIELRDFDSDQPVVISLNPEKNAVQNAQALYKKHQKLKRSRIAIMPLLAEVKAEIDYLNQVEDSLLQVPAYQSEADLKALEETYLELIAQGYLRDTSGRSPSTQAAQAKSRHREDIVDFRRYTVPQGLEILIGRNNSQNEQLTFKQASDYDLWFHAQEIPGSHVLLRLNAGEVPTDETLQLAASFAAYYSRARQSDQVPVVYTEPKNVYKPKGALPGMVIYKHEQVLWGQPQQALDFMSK from the coding sequence GTGCAGCCAGTTGATTACACGACTCTATCAGCCGCCAGAGCAGGTCTGCGTGCCCATTGGCTGCCCGCTCGCTGTGAGCAGGTTTATCAGCGCGATCAATACACGCTGTTCATCGCACTCAGAACTATTGAAGAAAAGGGCTGGTTAGCAATTTCTTGGCATCCGCAGGCAGCGCGTATCCATATGGCCTCCCCACCGCCCAGGCAACCGGACACCTTTACCTTCTCTCAGCAGCTCAAGCATCAGCTGGGTGGATTAGCGCTCACTCAGATCAATGTCTTATCGCCGTGGGAGCGAGTGTTAGATCTACAGTTTGCTCAGCGTCCTGATGAACCGGCGCTGTGGCATCTCTATGTAGAAATCATGGGCAAATATAGCAATGTGATCCTAACTACCGCAGATAAATTGATTGTGACCGCAGCTCATCAGGTCAGCGAGCAGCGCTCTAGCGTTAGGCCGATTCAAACGGGTCGACCCTACGTGCATCCGCCGAGGATTCGAGGTAAGCTCCCCTCGCTAGCAGAAGGGTTTGAAGATTGGCGCGATCGCATCTCTTTGATTCCTGGCAAGCTCAAGAAAATGCTGGTAAAAGCCTCTAGTGGTGTTAGCTCGTCAGTTGCTACCCAGCTAATTTGGTCTGCTGATCTATCGGTTGATATTAGGACTTCCGAACTAACAGAAGACAACTGGCAGCGTCTATTCAAGGCGTGGCAGCATTGGTTGAGCTGCCTATCTACCGAAACATTCGCTGCAGCCACCATAGAAACTGGCGGCTACACGGTTCTATCAGATCTGCTGGTCAACAGCGACCAGGTTGTTCTATATCCTGTTCAAAATGAACAGACGCTTCTAGAAGATTATTATCGCTATCAGTTCAATCAGGAAGCGTTTCGCCGACTGCACCATCAGCTTAGTCAAACGCTTAGACATCGCCAGGCAAAACTTAAGCAGAAAGCCAATACGTTTACCGCTAGGCTACAGCAGTCTGACCAGGCAGAAGCGTATCGCCGACAGGCCGACTTGCTCATGGCGCATCTATCCAAGTGGCAGGTAGGGATGAGCGAAATCGAGCTGCGCGACTTTGACTCTGATCAGCCGGTTGTGATTTCACTAAATCCTGAGAAGAACGCGGTGCAGAACGCGCAGGCTTTATATAAAAAGCATCAGAAGCTAAAGCGATCGCGGATTGCGATCATGCCGCTGTTAGCTGAAGTCAAGGCTGAAATCGATTATCTAAATCAAGTCGAAGACAGTTTATTGCAAGTGCCTGCCTACCAGAGCGAGGCCGATCTAAAAGCGTTGGAAGAAACTTACTTAGAGCTGATAGCCCAGGGGTATTTGCGCGATACGAGTGGGCGATCACCATCTACCCAAGCCGCTCAAGCTAAGAGTCGTCATCGAGAAGACATTGTAGATTTTCGTCGCTATACGGTTCCTCAGGGTCTCGAAATTCTTATCGGTCGCAACAACAGTCAAAATGAACAGCTCACCTTCAAGCAGGCCAGCGACTACGACCTTTGGTTTCATGCCCAAGAAATTCCAGGAAGCCATGTGCTGTTGCGCCTGAATGCTGGGGAAGTGCCCACAGACGAAACCCTACAGCTAGCTGCCAGTTTCGCTGCCTACTACAGCCGCGCTCGTCAATCGGACCAGGTGCCCGTCGTCTATACCGAGCCCAAAAATGTATACAAGCCCAAAGGCGCACTCCCTGGCATGGTGATTTACAAGCACGAACAGGTCCTATGGGGACAACCGCAGCAGGCGCTAGACTTTATGAGTAAGTAA
- a CDS encoding SufE family protein, translated as MSTAARPAQLDKLVKRFARINDPKRRYEQLLWYAKKLEAFPAEGKTAENKVPGCVSQVYVTASLDQDKVSFQGDSDAQITKGLLAMLIIALEGLSPAEIIKLSPDFIKETQLDVSLTPSRANGFYNIFKTMQQKALSLAEQTATD; from the coding sequence ATGAGTACTGCTGCCCGTCCTGCCCAACTCGACAAACTTGTCAAACGCTTTGCCCGTATCAACGACCCTAAACGTCGATATGAGCAGTTGCTCTGGTATGCCAAGAAATTAGAAGCTTTTCCAGCCGAGGGAAAGACTGCTGAAAACAAGGTGCCAGGATGCGTTTCGCAGGTATACGTCACGGCTAGTCTCGATCAGGATAAAGTCAGTTTTCAAGGTGATTCGGATGCGCAGATTACAAAAGGACTGCTAGCAATGCTGATCATTGCTTTAGAAGGCCTCTCACCTGCAGAAATTATCAAGCTCTCCCCAGATTTCATCAAAGAGACCCAGTTAGATGTCAGCCTAACGCCATCTAGAGCCAATGGTTTTTACAACATCTTCAAAACGATGCAGCAAAAAGCACTATCGCTTGCTGAGCAGACAGCTACTGACTGA
- the cysH gene encoding phosphoadenosine phosphosulfate reductase, translated as MVQCIEAPVSDLSAIDAVAACNPKRFIQQLDLNLLNRRFAQASPQEILAWCTTQIPTGLVQTTSFSFLAISHMLYEELDQPVPVVFLDTLHLFPETLETARKAQVRYQLDLHTYSAVGASSRESFAARYGENLWETDIDRFYELTKVESLQRALSDLNAVAWITGRRRDQSESRKDLPIFERDDQGRLKINPLAHWTRKDIWAYIFKHDVLYNPLHDQGYTSIGDQPLTTRTSADEDERAGRWRGTEKTECGIHL; from the coding sequence ATGGTTCAGTGTATAGAGGCCCCTGTAAGCGATCTATCTGCAATTGATGCAGTAGCCGCTTGCAACCCTAAACGATTTATTCAGCAGTTGGATCTAAACTTACTCAATCGGCGGTTTGCCCAGGCGAGCCCGCAAGAGATTTTGGCTTGGTGTACAACCCAGATTCCAACAGGACTAGTACAAACTACGTCTTTTAGTTTCTTAGCCATCTCGCATATGCTCTACGAAGAGCTAGATCAGCCAGTACCGGTCGTTTTTCTAGACACGCTGCATTTATTCCCCGAAACGCTAGAAACTGCTCGCAAAGCGCAGGTGCGTTATCAGCTTGATCTACATACCTATTCTGCTGTAGGTGCGAGTTCGCGTGAGTCTTTTGCTGCCCGCTATGGTGAAAACCTGTGGGAGACTGACATCGATAGATTCTATGAGCTAACCAAAGTAGAGTCCTTGCAGCGGGCTTTGAGCGATTTAAATGCAGTGGCTTGGATCACTGGGCGGCGGCGCGATCAGTCGGAATCTCGTAAAGATTTGCCTATCTTCGAGCGAGATGATCAAGGCAGATTAAAGATCAATCCATTGGCCCACTGGACACGCAAAGATATTTGGGCTTATATCTTTAAGCATGATGTGCTCTATAACCCCCTACACGACCAGGGCTACACTAGCATTGGCGATCAGCCACTGACGACTCGCACGAGCGCGGACGAAGACGAGCGAGCGGGACGCTGGCGCGGGACTGAAAAGACTGAGTGCGGTATCCATCTATAG
- a CDS encoding glutaredoxin family protein: protein MPMKTLILYSKPGCHLCEGLQEKLETLPVHLEIRDITQNQDWFQKYQYEIPVLCYTETSGSASIERSLPRVSPRASATQVAKTIQTHAGPFEA, encoded by the coding sequence ATGCCTATGAAAACGCTCATTTTGTATAGCAAACCCGGGTGTCATCTTTGCGAAGGACTTCAGGAAAAATTAGAAACGCTGCCTGTCCATCTAGAGATCAGAGATATTACCCAAAACCAAGACTGGTTTCAAAAGTATCAGTACGAGATTCCGGTTCTTTGCTATACCGAAACATCTGGTAGTGCTTCTATAGAGCGCTCCTTGCCTCGGGTTTCTCCACGGGCATCAGCCACGCAAGTAGCCAAAACAATACAGACGCACGCTGGCCCCTTTGAGGCATAA
- a CDS encoding UDP-N-acetylmuramoyl-L-alanyl-D-glutamate--2,6-diaminopimelate ligase, whose amino-acid sequence MLLRDLLTGLEASELEDFKLPEAIADHSHWTKAVTGLSTNSQAIEPGMVFIGMPGTRVDGGEFWQSAIEKGAIAALVSPSVLASKPNTSDALVLTTSNIAKVCAELAASFYAQPAKAMNIVGVTGTNGKTTTTHLIEYFLNHAQQKTAILGTLYTRWPGYEKIAVHTTPFSIDLQAELASAHQAECQTVVMEVSSHALAQHRTWSIPFEVAVFTNLTQDHLDYHKDLDDYFEAKALLFSPDYLKGHAIVNQKDPYGQKLIERIGKHKTLTYDITDRSADLYTSDLRYSPIGVSGTIHTPAGNASFSSPLVGQFNLENLLAAVGAALHLGVSLDQIVVALPEFKGVPGRMERVQISTGMAAQAVVELDTVAEPDTVAEQDISVIVDYAHTPDSLENALKAARPFIEGRLICVFGCGGDRDRSKRPKMGRIAYEQSDFVIVTSDNPRTESPEQILEDVVAGIEGPLDEEQVIGDRAAAIRSAILNAQPGDGIVIAGKGHEDYQILGTEKIHFDDREHARAALEERLQKP is encoded by the coding sequence ATGCTGCTAAGAGATCTTTTGACTGGGCTAGAAGCATCTGAGCTAGAAGATTTTAAACTTCCTGAGGCGATCGCCGATCATTCTCACTGGACTAAGGCAGTCACTGGCCTATCCACCAATTCTCAGGCTATTGAACCTGGCATGGTGTTTATTGGGATGCCTGGAACTAGGGTCGATGGCGGTGAATTTTGGCAAAGTGCGATTGAGAAAGGCGCGATCGCAGCGCTCGTTTCACCCTCTGTTCTTGCTAGCAAACCCAACACCAGCGACGCGCTAGTCCTTACCACTAGTAATATTGCTAAAGTCTGCGCCGAACTAGCTGCGAGTTTCTACGCTCAGCCAGCCAAAGCGATGAACATAGTCGGCGTTACTGGCACCAATGGCAAAACGACAACAACTCATCTAATCGAATACTTTCTCAACCACGCCCAACAAAAAACTGCCATTCTTGGCACTCTCTACACTCGCTGGCCAGGCTACGAGAAGATCGCTGTTCACACGACGCCCTTTTCCATTGATTTGCAAGCAGAGCTAGCTAGCGCCCACCAGGCAGAGTGTCAAACCGTCGTCATGGAAGTTAGCTCCCATGCGCTCGCTCAACATAGAACTTGGAGCATTCCCTTCGAGGTAGCTGTCTTTACTAATCTCACCCAAGATCACCTTGACTATCACAAAGATCTTGACGACTATTTCGAAGCCAAGGCGCTACTGTTTAGCCCTGACTACCTGAAGGGGCATGCCATCGTTAATCAAAAAGATCCCTACGGGCAGAAGTTGATTGAGCGAATTGGCAAGCACAAAACTTTGACCTATGACATCACGGATAGAAGCGCCGATCTCTATACATCTGATCTTAGATACAGCCCAATAGGAGTCAGTGGCACTATCCACACGCCAGCTGGAAACGCTAGCTTTAGCTCACCCCTTGTCGGTCAATTCAACCTAGAAAATCTACTAGCTGCCGTTGGCGCGGCGCTACATTTAGGCGTCTCCCTAGACCAAATCGTGGTGGCGCTCCCTGAATTTAAAGGCGTTCCTGGACGAATGGAGCGAGTACAAATCTCAACCGGTATGGCAGCACAGGCTGTTGTAGAGCTAGATACTGTTGCAGAGCCAGATACTGTTGCAGAGCAAGATATTAGTGTGATCGTGGACTATGCCCATACACCAGATAGCTTAGAGAATGCGCTCAAGGCCGCTCGCCCCTTTATCGAGGGTCGATTGATCTGTGTGTTTGGCTGTGGGGGAGATCGGGATCGCTCTAAAAGACCTAAGATGGGTCGCATTGCCTACGAACAGTCAGATTTCGTAATTGTGACTTCTGACAATCCGCGTACAGAATCGCCTGAACAGATACTAGAAGACGTCGTGGCTGGAATTGAAGGGCCGCTAGATGAAGAGCAGGTAATTGGCGATCGCGCCGCCGCTATTCGTAGCGCTATCTTGAATGCCCAGCCGGGAGACGGCATTGTCATCGCCGGTAAAGGACACGAAGACTATCAAATTTTAGGAACCGAAAAAATTCATTTTGACGATCGAGAACACGCTAGAGCAGCGCTTGAAGAGCGCTTACAAAAACCCTAA
- a CDS encoding ATP-binding protein → MSLPSLLAHTVNLSPSSGAIVDPRGFKAALQSFIQFLITHQVRATLWVKLPKDDAWWQDIWQYAQQAAGCTIYSLGEQTGDPPDSLAASLRPIPIEQTPELRREYLCLAVCDQFVGSLVAARVAPGTASDKRTLRLYSSTSLRTIAALSTNIKAVIEDSSCEQTIAGAAVLSQWERYFPKALWTQGTLPLSDAFLSWQLQRQEDLRSQLNRSRSSHKEAKSNSGARRINADFLGQAREELQSPLTTIKTALTLLGSPTLKLAQRQRYIEMIATQCDRQKNLVNSIIELLQLQMTPSQSPQPIGLSELLPGIVSIYQPIAQERDIMLAYTIPDRLATVLGVEAELKQVVVHLIKNSIKRIAKRGRIWVSAVPDGKNFIVLTVQDSGSHIPKSEIDRLFEPFHPSTHPSTNSDIANLDLMLVEQLVQRMGGQIMVESPPDRDTLFKVALPVQPPSSARIAASKPIAQADRFVRRSLGPARTTNSQSINDQSVNDQSVNDQSVNAQTPAAIS, encoded by the coding sequence ATGTCGTTACCGTCCTTACTAGCTCACACGGTCAACCTATCGCCTTCATCAGGAGCGATTGTTGATCCAAGAGGGTTTAAAGCCGCACTCCAATCTTTCATTCAATTCTTAATCACCCATCAGGTTCGTGCGACTCTATGGGTGAAACTACCAAAAGACGACGCTTGGTGGCAAGATATCTGGCAATATGCTCAGCAGGCAGCAGGTTGTACTATCTATAGCCTGGGCGAGCAAACGGGTGATCCGCCCGACAGCTTAGCAGCTAGTCTACGACCGATTCCTATCGAGCAGACCCCTGAATTAAGGCGTGAATACCTGTGCCTAGCTGTTTGTGATCAGTTCGTAGGCTCGCTAGTGGCAGCTAGAGTAGCACCCGGAACAGCTTCTGATAAGCGAACACTACGGCTATATAGTTCAACTTCTCTGCGCACAATCGCGGCTTTATCTACCAATATCAAAGCTGTGATTGAAGACAGCTCATGCGAGCAGACCATCGCCGGCGCCGCTGTGCTTAGTCAGTGGGAGCGTTACTTTCCAAAGGCTCTATGGACTCAGGGGACCTTGCCGCTATCCGACGCTTTCTTGAGCTGGCAGCTGCAGCGCCAAGAAGACCTGCGATCCCAGCTCAACAGAAGTCGTAGCAGTCACAAAGAGGCTAAGAGCAATTCTGGTGCCCGTAGGATCAATGCCGACTTTCTTGGGCAAGCAAGAGAAGAGTTGCAATCGCCGCTGACCACTATCAAAACGGCCCTAACGCTCTTGGGTTCGCCCACGCTCAAGCTGGCTCAACGACAGCGCTACATAGAGATGATTGCGACTCAGTGCGATCGCCAGAAGAATCTTGTCAATAGCATCATTGAACTCTTGCAGCTCCAGATGACGCCAAGCCAGTCACCCCAACCTATTGGCCTTAGCGAACTGCTGCCTGGCATTGTTAGTATCTATCAGCCCATTGCTCAAGAGCGAGATATTATGCTGGCTTATACTATCCCCGATCGGCTCGCGACCGTTCTAGGAGTAGAAGCCGAGCTCAAGCAAGTTGTTGTTCACCTGATCAAAAATAGTATCAAAAGAATCGCTAAGCGTGGTCGAATCTGGGTTAGCGCTGTCCCTGATGGCAAGAACTTTATCGTCCTTACCGTCCAAGATTCAGGTAGCCATATTCCCAAATCCGAAATCGATCGGCTCTTCGAGCCTTTCCACCCATCAACGCACCCATCTACTAACAGTGATATAGCAAACCTAGATCTCATGCTAGTAGAGCAACTAGTGCAGAGGATGGGTGGACAGATTATGGTAGAAAGTCCGCCAGACCGAGACACCCTTTTCAAAGTTGCACTTCCCGTTCAGCCACCCTCATCAGCGCGGATAGCTGCCTCCAAACCGATAGCGCAAGCAGATCGCTTTGTCAGAAGAAGTCTTGGGCCTGCTAGAACGACTAACAGCCAGTCTATAAATGATCAATCCGTAAATGACCAATCTGTAAATGACCAATCTGTAAATGCACAGACACCCGCTGCCATCTCATAG
- the xseB gene encoding exodeoxyribonuclease VII small subunit — MPRQKKTPSLPDNWDYEETLVRIESITQQLEGGELSLAEVFDQFSEAVGALQQCDRFLQEKQKQAALLIETLVAEDEAP; from the coding sequence ATGCCTCGCCAAAAAAAGACACCTTCTCTGCCTGACAATTGGGATTACGAAGAGACGTTAGTTCGCATTGAGTCAATTACCCAGCAGCTAGAGGGGGGAGAACTCTCTTTAGCTGAGGTGTTCGATCAATTTTCTGAAGCTGTAGGCGCATTGCAGCAATGCGATCGCTTCCTTCAAGAAAAGCAAAAGCAGGCCGCCTTGCTAATTGAAACATTGGTGGCCGAAGACGAGGCGCCTTAG
- the xseA gene encoding exodeoxyribonuclease VII large subunit, producing the protein MDQLAKTTTELAIGVAGLTDYLKLLLEEDAHLHKVWVVGEVSSANHHRQGCFFTLQEPDGSAAISCVVWKSQLPRLTTAPKVGEQVTVLGQIRLYPKRGTYQLTVWQVLPAGEGLQALRYRRLRARLAAEGLFDEDRKRPLPAYPRMLAVVTSIQAAAWGDIQRTLVQRSPGLRVLLSPAVVQGPQAPASIAKAIARVDRDGRADVLMLARGGGAVEDLACFDDERVVMAIAASPIPVVTGIGHQRDESLADLVADACAHTPTAAAEMITPSLDELYQEQVNYLQRAGQVVARRLQHAQAQVQSLRTRLQRQRVDRQLTQHQKSLVWQKQQLISAINQRLQHQQHQHQLLQEILVTLDPQAVLKRGYAIVKTAGEIATDANQLPPGTELEIQLGKGKVKATVSANR; encoded by the coding sequence ATGGATCAACTTGCCAAGACGACAACCGAGCTAGCCATTGGTGTCGCAGGGCTAACTGACTATTTGAAGCTATTGCTAGAAGAAGATGCTCACCTGCACAAAGTATGGGTGGTAGGAGAGGTTTCGAGTGCTAACCACCACCGCCAGGGTTGTTTCTTTACGTTACAAGAGCCGGATGGATCGGCTGCAATCAGTTGTGTCGTTTGGAAGTCACAGCTACCTCGTCTGACTACGGCGCCGAAAGTTGGTGAACAAGTTACGGTCTTAGGTCAGATTCGCCTATATCCAAAACGAGGTACCTATCAGCTTACTGTTTGGCAAGTATTACCTGCTGGTGAGGGCTTGCAGGCGTTGCGCTACCGTCGGCTAAGGGCACGTCTTGCGGCTGAGGGACTCTTTGATGAAGATCGAAAGCGTCCGCTTCCTGCTTATCCTCGGATGCTGGCAGTAGTTACCTCTATCCAGGCTGCTGCCTGGGGAGATATTCAACGGACCTTAGTCCAACGTAGTCCTGGACTGAGGGTGCTACTTTCTCCAGCAGTTGTTCAAGGTCCGCAGGCGCCAGCTTCTATTGCAAAGGCGATCGCCCGAGTAGATAGAGATGGCAGAGCTGATGTATTGATGCTAGCTAGAGGTGGGGGCGCCGTAGAAGATCTTGCCTGCTTTGATGATGAGCGGGTGGTGATGGCGATCGCGGCTTCCCCTATTCCTGTAGTTACTGGGATAGGCCATCAGCGAGATGAATCACTCGCTGATCTAGTCGCAGATGCCTGTGCTCATACTCCAACTGCTGCGGCTGAAATGATTACGCCTAGCTTAGATGAGCTGTACCAAGAACAGGTGAATTATTTGCAAAGAGCTGGGCAGGTAGTGGCTAGGCGGCTGCAGCACGCTCAAGCGCAGGTACAATCATTAAGGACGAGACTTCAACGTCAGCGTGTGGACCGCCAGCTAACTCAGCATCAGAAATCACTAGTATGGCAGAAGCAGCAGCTGATCTCAGCTATAAATCAGCGATTACAGCACCAGCAGCACCAGCATCAGCTTTTGCAAGAGATACTCGTGACATTAGATCCTCAGGCCGTTTTGAAGCGAGGGTATGCAATAGTCAAAACGGCAGGAGAAATTGCTACAGATGCCAACCAGCTTCCTCCTGGTACCGAATTAGAAATTCAGTTAGGTAAAGGTAAAGTCAAAGCTACGGTGTCTGCTAATCGTTAG